Proteins co-encoded in one Gracilimonas sediminicola genomic window:
- the guaA gene encoding glutamine-hydrolyzing GMP synthase has product MHSRHSEWILILDYGSQFTQLIARRLRELHIYCEIHPYNVNLDEVSTPTPGGIILSGGPKSVNDKDAPGLQAKIIDWDIPILGVCYGLQLLAHTEIPGSVEKAEKREYGRANLLIDNSEDLLKDIEDESVVWMSHGDHIHELPPSYEIIGHTTNAKVAAVRHKENHIYGVQFHPEVAHTEHGKQLLQNFAYTICGLKGDWTSESFIDEQIQSIREKVGDDKVLCALSGGVDSTVVATLIHKAIGDQLQCVFVDNGLLRKNEFESVLDLYTQDLHLPVKGVDASKLFLDRLTGISDPEEKRKIIGNTFIDVFEEEIGDDADFKYLAQGTLYPDVIESVSFKGPSATIKSHHNVGGLPEKMKLDLIEPVRELFKDEVREVGRTLGIPDHFIGRHPFPGPGLGIRVLGELSEDRLNLLREADYIFVEELKEQNLYNDVWQALAVLLPVQSVGVMGDERTYEFTIALRAVTSLDGMTADWSHLPYEFLAHVSNRIINEIKGINRVVYDISSKPPATIEWE; this is encoded by the coding sequence ATGCACAGCCGACATTCGGAATGGATTCTCATCCTTGATTACGGTTCTCAATTCACACAACTCATTGCACGCCGGCTTCGTGAACTTCATATTTACTGTGAAATTCACCCTTACAACGTAAACCTGGATGAAGTATCTACACCTACTCCGGGTGGAATCATTCTTTCCGGTGGCCCCAAAAGTGTAAATGACAAGGATGCCCCTGGTCTTCAAGCCAAAATTATAGATTGGGATATCCCTATTCTCGGAGTTTGTTACGGACTTCAGTTATTAGCTCATACTGAAATCCCCGGTAGTGTTGAAAAAGCTGAAAAACGGGAATATGGCCGGGCTAATCTTCTTATTGATAATAGTGAAGACCTGTTAAAGGATATTGAAGATGAAAGTGTGGTTTGGATGAGCCACGGTGATCACATTCATGAGCTCCCTCCTTCCTACGAAATTATCGGGCACACAACGAATGCTAAGGTTGCAGCGGTCCGGCATAAAGAAAATCATATTTATGGAGTTCAATTTCACCCTGAAGTTGCCCATACCGAACATGGAAAGCAGTTGCTCCAGAATTTTGCCTATACCATATGTGGCCTGAAAGGCGACTGGACTTCCGAGTCTTTTATTGATGAGCAGATTCAATCTATACGTGAAAAAGTCGGAGATGACAAAGTATTATGTGCCCTTTCCGGCGGAGTAGATTCTACAGTAGTGGCCACGCTTATTCACAAAGCCATTGGAGATCAGTTACAATGTGTGTTCGTGGACAACGGATTATTGAGAAAAAATGAATTTGAGTCGGTATTGGATCTCTACACGCAGGATTTACATCTGCCCGTTAAAGGCGTTGACGCTTCAAAATTATTCTTAGATCGATTAACCGGCATTTCTGATCCTGAGGAAAAGCGAAAGATCATCGGAAATACTTTTATCGATGTTTTCGAGGAGGAAATTGGCGACGATGCCGATTTCAAATACCTGGCGCAGGGTACTCTTTATCCCGACGTCATTGAAAGTGTATCTTTCAAAGGTCCATCTGCAACTATAAAATCACACCACAATGTGGGTGGACTTCCGGAAAAAATGAAGCTCGATCTGATTGAGCCGGTTCGTGAGCTTTTTAAAGATGAAGTCCGTGAAGTCGGACGTACATTAGGTATTCCTGATCACTTTATAGGACGCCATCCTTTTCCCGGTCCCGGACTTGGAATTCGGGTATTGGGTGAGTTGTCTGAAGATCGACTCAATTTGTTACGAGAAGCCGATTATATTTTTGTTGAAGAGCTTAAAGAACAGAATTTATACAACGATGTATGGCAAGCACTGGCTGTCCTGCTGCCGGTTCAAAGCGTAGGTGTAATGGGCGATGAACGCACCTATGAGTTCACCATCGCCCTGAGAGCTGTCACCAGCCTGGACGGTATGACGGCCGACTGGTCACATCTTCCCTATGAGTTTCTGGCTCATGTTTCGAATCGAATTATAAACGAGATCAAGGGAATTAATCGGGTGGTTTATGATATAAGCTCAAAACCTCCGGCCACTATTGAGTGGGAATGA
- the accB gene encoding acetyl-CoA carboxylase biotin carboxyl carrier protein, translating into MDLKLIKNILDMIAESDVNEVSLEEGDFKIKVKKQGEVQQVTYSQPAAAPQAPAQPAAPAQPATTPAQGESDDSAPQAEGDTVTSPIVGTFYESPSPDSDPFVKVGDKVSKGDTLCIVEAMKIMNEIEAEFGGTVKQILVDDAQPVEYEQPLFIIKKD; encoded by the coding sequence ATGGATTTAAAACTGATCAAAAACATTTTAGACATGATCGCCGAGAGTGATGTTAACGAAGTATCTCTCGAAGAAGGCGATTTCAAAATTAAAGTTAAGAAACAGGGTGAAGTTCAACAGGTTACCTATTCACAACCTGCCGCAGCGCCTCAAGCACCGGCTCAGCCTGCTGCTCCCGCACAACCGGCAACAACTCCTGCTCAGGGAGAATCGGATGACTCAGCGCCACAGGCTGAAGGTGATACGGTAACTTCCCCTATTGTTGGTACTTTTTATGAATCTCCATCACCCGACTCTGATCCTTTTGTGAAAGTTGGAGATAAAGTTTCTAAAGGCGACACGCTTTGTATTGTGGAAGCCATGAAGATCATGAATGAAATTGAAGCTGAATTCGGCGGAACGGTAAAGCAAATCCTGGTGGATGATGCTCAGCCCGTTGAATACGAACAACCACTTTTCATTATTAAAAAAGACTAA
- the mltG gene encoding endolytic transglycosylase MltG, with translation MNIQRQFAVTKPEFITTILLFVLIAVMVLSSRLIRLTSGSSLVFEEQTEILLPENSGLPDLQQYLESEGIGFDKTEMEWAARILGWRKMQRGRYVFEGEYSYNGFLSKMARGIQDPVSVVILPGITTDRFTQATAENLHFDSDSLLALMNDSTFLAEKDLSKEELFGRMLPETYLIYWTSSPKEFLNKVLREFDNAFTQEYHEQAEEMDMSIDEVVTLASIVEWEAKNQDEKPIISGLYWNRLNRGMRLQADPTVNFALGERRRLLFEDYQIDHPYNTYMNRGLPPGPITNPSLSTIEATLYPEDHDYLYMVANPEGGHVFTRTFSEHQAESEKWRRWLREQYRIKRQREAEQQANEQETR, from the coding sequence ATGAATATTCAACGACAATTTGCGGTAACAAAGCCCGAATTCATTACAACGATCCTGCTTTTTGTATTAATCGCAGTGATGGTATTGAGTTCAAGGCTCATTCGACTTACATCCGGTTCTTCATTGGTTTTTGAAGAACAGACGGAGATTTTACTTCCCGAGAATTCCGGATTACCAGACCTGCAACAGTATTTAGAAAGTGAAGGCATCGGATTCGATAAAACCGAAATGGAGTGGGCGGCACGTATTCTGGGATGGAGAAAGATGCAGCGTGGGCGGTATGTATTTGAAGGAGAATATTCTTACAACGGCTTCCTGTCAAAAATGGCACGGGGAATTCAGGACCCGGTTTCAGTAGTTATATTACCCGGTATTACAACAGACAGGTTCACTCAAGCTACAGCCGAGAACCTGCATTTTGATTCCGATTCTTTATTAGCATTAATGAATGACAGTACTTTTTTGGCTGAGAAAGATCTCTCCAAAGAAGAACTTTTCGGGCGCATGCTTCCCGAAACATATCTCATTTACTGGACCAGTTCTCCGAAAGAATTTCTGAATAAGGTATTGCGGGAATTTGATAATGCCTTCACGCAAGAGTATCACGAGCAAGCTGAGGAAATGGATATGAGCATTGACGAAGTTGTTACGCTGGCATCCATTGTGGAATGGGAAGCTAAAAATCAGGATGAGAAACCAATCATCAGTGGATTGTATTGGAACCGTCTGAACCGGGGGATGCGCCTGCAAGCCGATCCTACCGTAAATTTTGCTTTAGGGGAGCGAAGACGGCTTCTTTTTGAAGATTACCAGATAGATCATCCTTACAATACCTATATGAACAGGGGTTTGCCTCCGGGGCCAATCACCAACCCGAGTCTTTCCACCATTGAGGCTACTCTATATCCGGAAGACCATGACTATTTATATATGGTAGCTAATCCGGAAGGTGGACACGTGTTTACTCGAACCTTTAGTGAGCACCAGGCGGAAAGTGAGAAATGGCGACGCTGGCTACGTGAGCAATATCGAATTAAGAGGCAGCGCGAAGCTGAACAACAAGCCAACGAGCAGGAAACACGATAA
- a CDS encoding ABC transporter substrate-binding protein: MKRLLFSLVLLFTFSFSAIAQSIETGIEFYEEGNYERALRIFEQSNNPSAQLFAGKSYYALNNFIKAKEYLGKVDSTSSEIFSEAKYTASLADFQLKNFAASLDALHELKQNSREPSVSRAAFSFYRDVVNYLTLEQRFNAFRATKYDAVRLDLVEAGIGKLDLVSARALFKAYKTSTISDTTNFASIEALLGDSAAYMQRYNPNRYTKAPSGLAYNIGVALPQFEIESPQFEIPQHLYFGIQLAVEKFNSENTDLKAFLTYKNTGADAANAPAIANELAWNHDADIIIGPLFSEVAVAMSQYAELYEIPMLTPLANSDSLNLDHNYTYQLNPTFAIQGQRMAQFAIRNLGYDTLAVIAERGSLGEPSAVAFLDEARKLGGEVVRYYVEELESEGYDISKYARNFDPEVDTVFNYNIDAVYAPFTGNIAETLISSLLTNLEAIGTDMTVLGSEEWEMADIDSRNLPNTEIYYTKTFEQNPGNTDIEDFESEFRLRFDTDPNRFALIGYDAANVALRTLKRVQNPAYLKEGLKKFNNYRGLIMDVSFQNTHINQEVSIKQLQDEERAGEQ; the protein is encoded by the coding sequence ATGAAACGACTTCTATTTTCTTTAGTACTTCTGTTCACTTTTTCTTTTTCCGCCATCGCTCAATCTATAGAAACCGGCATTGAGTTTTACGAGGAAGGAAACTACGAACGAGCTCTTCGAATTTTTGAACAATCCAACAATCCGAGTGCTCAGCTATTTGCAGGCAAAAGCTATTATGCACTAAACAACTTCATCAAAGCAAAGGAATATCTGGGTAAGGTTGACAGCACCTCCTCTGAAATATTCAGCGAAGCTAAATACACGGCTTCTCTTGCCGATTTCCAGCTAAAGAACTTTGCAGCTTCTCTGGATGCCCTGCATGAACTAAAACAGAATTCACGAGAACCTTCTGTATCACGGGCAGCCTTCTCTTTTTACCGCGATGTCGTTAACTACCTCACTCTTGAGCAGCGGTTCAATGCTTTCAGAGCTACAAAGTATGATGCTGTACGGCTTGACCTTGTTGAAGCCGGAATTGGTAAACTGGATTTGGTTTCTGCACGGGCCCTTTTCAAAGCCTATAAGACCAGCACGATCTCGGACACAACCAATTTTGCTTCCATAGAAGCTTTGCTGGGCGATTCTGCTGCCTATATGCAGCGGTATAATCCGAACCGGTACACCAAGGCTCCATCCGGTTTAGCCTATAACATCGGGGTGGCTCTTCCTCAGTTTGAAATTGAATCTCCTCAGTTTGAAATCCCCCAACACCTGTACTTTGGTATCCAGCTTGCCGTAGAAAAATTCAACAGTGAGAATACGGATCTGAAGGCGTTTCTCACCTACAAAAACACCGGTGCTGATGCAGCCAATGCTCCGGCTATTGCTAATGAACTGGCCTGGAACCACGATGCTGATATCATCATCGGCCCGCTTTTTTCGGAAGTGGCAGTAGCCATGTCTCAATACGCGGAGCTGTATGAAATTCCCATGCTCACTCCCCTTGCCAATTCAGACAGCCTGAACCTTGATCACAATTATACCTACCAGTTGAATCCTACCTTTGCGATTCAGGGTCAAAGAATGGCGCAATTTGCCATCCGGAATTTAGGATATGATACGCTGGCCGTAATCGCAGAGCGGGGCTCTTTAGGTGAACCCTCAGCCGTGGCTTTTCTTGATGAAGCTCGCAAGCTGGGTGGCGAAGTGGTCAGATATTATGTGGAAGAACTTGAGTCAGAAGGCTACGACATAAGTAAATACGCCAGAAACTTTGACCCCGAAGTGGATACGGTTTTCAATTACAATATAGATGCCGTATATGCGCCGTTTACGGGCAATATCGCCGAGACGCTTATAAGTTCCCTACTCACCAATTTGGAAGCCATAGGAACCGATATGACGGTTTTAGGTTCTGAAGAATGGGAAATGGCCGATATCGATTCCCGAAATCTCCCGAATACGGAAATTTACTATACCAAGACCTTTGAGCAGAATCCCGGAAATACAGACATAGAAGATTTTGAAAGTGAATTCCGCCTGCGTTTCGATACCGATCCAAATCGCTTTGCTCTTATCGGTTATGATGCGGCCAACGTGGCATTACGAACTTTGAAAAGAGTACAAAATCCGGCTTACCTGAAAGAAGGGCTAAAGAAATTCAACAACTACCGCGGACTGATCATGGACGTGAGCTTTCAGAATACCCACATTAATCAGGAAGTGAGCATCAAACAGCTTCAGGACGAAGAAAGGGCTGGCGAACAGTAA
- a CDS encoding sodium-dependent transporter gives MAGTTTTDRGSWNSKLGFVLAAAGSAVGLGNIWAFPTKVATEGGAAYLLIYLLCTFAIGFPVMVAEITIGRKSGKNPVGAFKAISSSKFFPLVGLWGVICGVMILSFYTVVAGWAFGFAFEEIFYFLASSELLQNLFGGIGWESYSASMKGAADWLTDTGNGFKNAIIATVFMLGTIKIITAGVSDGIERATKAMMPLLIGIIVVMIIYVLLQPGSAEGVSIYLLPDFSKINAGLIFSAMGQAFFSLSLGMGALITYGSYLNKKENIPQAAAFVTLADVGIAFLAGLLIVPAMYLAQSQGININAGGSLASSTDLVFQILPALFHTIGGSVGMLLGVTFFLLLSIAALTSTISLLEVPVSYVIDEFEVQRKKAAWMVGLGILVVSITVAFFPALIGWFDYLFSTIGLPLGGFLICLFVGYVWKTDQALNEMEYGFAGIKQTLFSKVWPVFIKYICPAAILYNLISNFI, from the coding sequence TTGGCTGGAACAACCACAACCGACCGCGGTTCATGGAATTCAAAACTTGGCTTTGTACTCGCAGCTGCCGGCTCAGCGGTAGGACTTGGTAACATTTGGGCTTTCCCTACTAAAGTTGCTACCGAAGGCGGTGCCGCTTACCTGTTAATTTATCTGTTATGTACCTTTGCGATCGGTTTTCCGGTGATGGTAGCCGAGATTACGATTGGTAGAAAATCAGGCAAAAACCCTGTTGGTGCATTTAAAGCTATCAGTTCCAGTAAATTTTTCCCTTTGGTGGGATTATGGGGTGTTATTTGTGGGGTGATGATTCTCTCCTTCTATACGGTAGTAGCCGGTTGGGCTTTTGGTTTCGCCTTTGAGGAAATCTTCTACTTCTTGGCTAGTTCCGAACTATTACAAAATCTATTTGGTGGAATTGGTTGGGAATCATATTCAGCGAGCATGAAAGGTGCCGCAGACTGGCTTACGGATACTGGAAATGGATTTAAAAACGCGATTATTGCTACCGTTTTCATGCTGGGGACTATTAAGATTATTACCGCCGGTGTAAGCGATGGGATTGAACGCGCTACCAAAGCAATGATGCCCTTACTTATCGGGATTATTGTGGTGATGATTATTTATGTACTACTTCAACCCGGAAGTGCTGAAGGTGTGAGTATTTACTTATTACCGGATTTCAGTAAAATTAATGCAGGACTGATCTTTTCTGCCATGGGTCAGGCTTTCTTCTCCCTCTCTTTAGGGATGGGTGCTCTTATCACTTACGGTTCTTACCTGAATAAGAAAGAGAATATTCCTCAGGCAGCAGCTTTTGTAACCTTAGCTGATGTGGGAATCGCCTTTTTAGCCGGTTTACTTATTGTACCGGCGATGTACCTTGCTCAAAGTCAGGGTATCAACATTAATGCTGGTGGTTCATTGGCCTCCAGTACCGATCTTGTTTTCCAAATACTTCCTGCCCTCTTCCACACCATTGGCGGTTCTGTAGGTATGTTATTAGGAGTGACGTTCTTCCTGCTGCTTAGTATTGCAGCACTCACATCAACCATTTCGCTGTTGGAAGTACCGGTTTCGTACGTGATTGATGAGTTTGAAGTACAGCGAAAGAAAGCAGCCTGGATGGTAGGTTTGGGTATTTTGGTTGTTTCCATCACCGTTGCCTTCTTCCCCGCCTTAATCGGTTGGTTCGACTACCTGTTCAGCACCATCGGTTTACCTCTTGGTGGATTTTTAATCTGCTTGTTTGTGGGTTATGTATGGAAAACCGACCAGGCTTTGAACGAAATGGAATACGGGTTTGCGGGTATCAAACAAACCCTGTTTTCTAAAGTTTGGCCTGTTTTCATCAAATATATTTGTCCTGCAGCCATTCTCTATAATTTGATCTCGAATTTCATCTAA
- the accC gene encoding acetyl-CoA carboxylase biotin carboxylase subunit, with translation MFKKILIANRGEIALRIIRTCQEMGIKTVAVYSTADADSLHVKFADEAVCIGPAAGKESYLKIPSILAAAEITNAEAIHPGYGFLAENAEFSRICGEHDIKFIGPSPEAIGKMGDKSVAKATMIANNVPVVPGSDGEVDSYEEAKKVCDEIGYPVIIKASAGGGGRGMRMVMEASELEKNYKMCRNEAETAFNNPAVYIERFVTNPHHVEIQVLSDQHGNHTHLGERDCSLQRRHQKVLEESPSPLMTEELRKRMGDAATNAAKAVNYEGAGTVEFLVDDDHNFYFMEMNTRIQVEHPVTEEVTGIDLIEEQIKVAAGEKLKPFTLEFKNHAIECRINAEDPEHNFRPSAGEITVFHPPGGHGVRLDTHAYSGYRIPPHYDSMIAKLIVSAPTRVDAIKKMKRALKEFIIEGIKTTIPYHIQLMDDENFIKGKFDTKYLEREFKYTPKED, from the coding sequence ATGTTTAAAAAAATTCTGATTGCCAACCGAGGAGAAATTGCACTGCGAATTATTCGCACCTGCCAGGAAATGGGCATCAAAACTGTAGCCGTGTATTCTACAGCTGATGCTGACAGCCTTCATGTTAAATTCGCTGATGAAGCGGTTTGCATTGGTCCGGCTGCCGGTAAGGAAAGTTACCTCAAAATCCCAAGCATCTTAGCAGCTGCCGAAATTACAAATGCGGAAGCTATTCACCCCGGTTATGGTTTTTTGGCTGAAAATGCTGAATTCTCCCGTATTTGCGGAGAGCATGACATTAAATTTATCGGTCCATCGCCTGAAGCCATTGGCAAAATGGGTGATAAATCCGTAGCAAAAGCTACCATGATTGCTAACAACGTTCCGGTTGTGCCGGGAAGTGACGGTGAAGTGGATAGCTACGAAGAGGCCAAGAAAGTTTGTGATGAGATTGGGTACCCCGTTATCATTAAAGCATCGGCCGGTGGCGGAGGCCGTGGTATGCGTATGGTGATGGAAGCCTCTGAGCTTGAAAAGAATTACAAAATGTGCCGTAATGAGGCTGAAACCGCCTTTAACAACCCTGCCGTCTATATTGAGCGTTTTGTAACCAACCCTCACCATGTAGAGATTCAAGTTTTATCTGATCAACATGGCAATCATACCCACTTAGGTGAACGGGATTGTTCGTTACAACGTCGCCACCAAAAAGTGCTGGAGGAATCTCCTTCTCCCCTAATGACGGAAGAACTTCGTAAGAGAATGGGCGATGCGGCTACCAATGCAGCCAAAGCTGTAAATTATGAAGGTGCCGGAACAGTAGAGTTTTTGGTTGATGACGACCACAACTTCTACTTCATGGAAATGAACACCCGGATCCAGGTAGAGCACCCCGTTACCGAAGAAGTAACCGGTATCGATTTGATTGAAGAACAGATTAAAGTAGCGGCCGGCGAAAAGCTGAAGCCTTTCACACTGGAGTTTAAAAATCATGCGATTGAATGCCGTATTAATGCGGAAGATCCGGAACATAATTTCCGTCCTTCTGCTGGTGAAATTACCGTATTCCACCCTCCCGGTGGGCATGGAGTTAGATTAGACACGCATGCTTACTCCGGCTATCGAATTCCACCACATTATGATTCTATGATCGCAAAGCTGATTGTTAGCGCACCAACCCGAGTGGATGCCATCAAGAAAATGAAGCGCGCTCTTAAGGAATTCATCATTGAAGGAATTAAGACCACTATTCCCTACCACATTCAGCTTATGGATGATGAGAACTTTATTAAAGGGAAGTTTGATACCAAGTATCTGGAAAGAGAATTTAAATATACACCCAAAGAAGACTAA
- the efp gene encoding elongation factor P — translation MSKVSTSDFRNGMVLDLDGELYSITEFQHVKPGKGPAFVRTKLKGIVNDKNIDKTWRSGENAEAVRVETREYQYLYNDGELFYLMHTDTYEQIPVNASQVERKGFLIDGHNCVVVVNADEESVLYVEPKDHIEATVEQTDPGVRGDTAQGGSKPATLESGATVQVPLFINEGEKIRVDTRTGEYIERAK, via the coding sequence ATGTCTAAAGTATCAACATCAGATTTCAGAAACGGTATGGTTCTGGATCTGGACGGAGAACTCTACTCCATCACTGAGTTTCAGCACGTAAAGCCGGGTAAAGGCCCTGCTTTCGTCCGCACGAAGCTTAAAGGAATTGTAAACGATAAGAATATTGACAAAACCTGGCGTTCAGGTGAAAATGCAGAAGCTGTCCGGGTTGAAACCCGTGAGTATCAGTACCTCTATAACGATGGAGAACTTTTTTACCTGATGCACACCGACACCTACGAGCAAATTCCCGTGAACGCATCCCAGGTAGAACGAAAGGGGTTCCTGATAGATGGCCACAACTGTGTTGTGGTTGTAAACGCTGACGAAGAGTCGGTGTTATATGTAGAACCCAAAGATCATATTGAAGCCACGGTAGAACAAACAGATCCCGGTGTTCGTGGCGACACCGCACAAGGCGGAAGTAAACCCGCTACATTGGAATCTGGAGCTACGGTTCAAGTTCCACTTTTCATCAACGAAGGCGAGAAAATTCGCGTTGATACCCGAACCGGAGAATATATAGAACGAGCTAAATAA
- a CDS encoding AbgT family transporter: MAESTKKKQAKETKGSSLFDKFLNFIEKAGNKLPDPAMLFLMLLVFVWILSAVLSPIDFGETHPLTGNELAVKNLLTGESMADFLANMISTFVLFAPLGIVLVAMLGVGVAEHSGWIDAGLKKLLNFTPKAFLTPMLILIAIVSHTAADAGYVLVIPLGGVIFYAAGRHPLAGIAAAFAGVSGGFSANFIPSAIDPLIMSFTLEAAKILDPDIALNPLNNIYFTGASSILIVLVGWYITDKIVEPRLANVKVDGDEDEMPQMETVTDKESRAFWLGFGAMILGIIGLFIWAWPEGSALRDPNWDNPDVSSLFSFQAPLMQAIVPLIFIFLLIPGVVYGYVSGKYTSSKDMIDNMKKSMESMGYYIVMAFFCALFIDAFSESNIGLLVALKGANFLQSLALPGQVTIVGIIILSAVVNLLVGSASAKWALIAPIFVPMLMQLGISPDLTQAAYRVGDSVSNIITPLLPYFPLVVVFCQRYVKNTGIGTLISMMLPYSLIFMVVWTIFLLLYWWIGIPLSFESNYVYPAM; encoded by the coding sequence GTGGCTGAATCAACCAAAAAAAAGCAGGCAAAAGAAACCAAAGGCTCTTCTCTCTTTGACAAATTTCTCAATTTTATAGAAAAAGCCGGGAATAAGCTTCCTGATCCTGCAATGCTTTTTCTCATGTTGCTGGTTTTTGTGTGGATACTATCCGCTGTGCTCTCTCCCATTGATTTTGGAGAAACCCATCCTTTGACCGGCAACGAGCTTGCCGTTAAGAATTTGCTGACCGGTGAAAGCATGGCTGATTTTTTGGCCAACATGATCAGTACATTTGTATTGTTTGCTCCATTGGGTATTGTGCTTGTTGCGATGCTTGGTGTGGGAGTAGCTGAACATTCCGGCTGGATAGATGCAGGGTTGAAAAAGCTTTTGAATTTTACGCCAAAAGCATTTCTAACCCCCATGCTTATACTGATTGCTATCGTCAGCCACACGGCGGCAGATGCAGGTTATGTATTGGTAATCCCACTTGGCGGAGTGATTTTTTACGCGGCGGGAAGGCATCCCTTGGCTGGAATTGCAGCTGCTTTTGCCGGTGTAAGTGGCGGGTTTTCTGCCAACTTCATTCCTTCTGCTATCGACCCGCTTATTATGAGCTTTACGCTTGAAGCAGCAAAAATTCTTGACCCGGATATTGCACTGAATCCATTGAACAATATCTATTTCACCGGGGCCTCCAGTATTCTGATTGTGCTTGTTGGCTGGTACATCACCGATAAAATCGTTGAACCCCGCCTTGCCAATGTTAAAGTTGACGGAGACGAGGACGAAATGCCCCAGATGGAAACCGTAACTGATAAAGAAAGCCGTGCTTTCTGGCTTGGATTTGGCGCAATGATACTTGGAATCATTGGTTTGTTTATTTGGGCCTGGCCGGAAGGTTCTGCTCTCCGTGATCCAAACTGGGACAACCCGGATGTGAGCTCTCTTTTTTCATTCCAGGCACCTTTGATGCAGGCCATTGTACCCCTGATTTTTATCTTTCTATTAATTCCCGGTGTGGTTTATGGATATGTATCCGGTAAGTACACATCCTCTAAAGACATGATCGATAATATGAAAAAGTCGATGGAGAGCATGGGCTATTATATTGTAATGGCTTTCTTTTGTGCCCTTTTTATCGATGCCTTTTCTGAATCAAATATCGGTCTTTTGGTAGCTCTAAAGGGAGCTAACTTTTTACAGTCTCTGGCGTTACCCGGGCAGGTTACCATTGTGGGGATCATCATTTTGAGTGCAGTTGTAAACCTGCTGGTTGGCTCTGCCTCTGCAAAGTGGGCTCTTATCGCTCCCATATTTGTGCCTATGCTTATGCAGTTAGGCATTTCACCCGATTTAACTCAGGCAGCATACCGGGTCGGAGATTCCGTTTCTAACATCATAACTCCTTTATTACCCTACTTCCCGCTTGTTGTCGTGTTCTGTCAGCGTTACGTTAAGAATACAGGAATCGGAACCCTTATTTCCATGATGCTTCCATACTCGCTAATTTTCATGGTTGTTTGGACGATCTTCTTGTTGCTTTACTGGTGGATTGGAATTCCATTAAGCTTTGAGTCTAATTATGTTTACCCGGCCATGTAA
- the gcvH gene encoding glycine cleavage system protein GcvH, which yields MSIPAELKYTREHEWIKDNGDGTATIGITDFAQGELGDIVFVELEPEGSEFSKDDTFGTVEAVKTVSDLYAPLDGEIVELNEKLEDEPELVNDDPYGDGWMVKIKIADDSQMDDLLSAEEYEEVIA from the coding sequence ATGAGCATACCAGCTGAACTGAAATACACCCGCGAACATGAGTGGATTAAAGATAACGGCGACGGAACGGCCACCATCGGTATCACCGATTTTGCTCAGGGTGAATTAGGCGATATTGTTTTTGTGGAACTGGAACCTGAAGGCTCAGAATTCTCCAAGGATGATACGTTCGGAACCGTTGAAGCTGTAAAAACAGTATCGGATCTCTATGCTCCTCTCGATGGGGAAATCGTTGAGCTGAATGAGAAGCTTGAAGATGAACCAGAATTGGTTAATGATGATCCATATGGCGACGGCTGGATGGTTAAGATCAAAATAGCTGATGACTCTCAGATGGACGACCTGCTCTCAGCTGAAGAATACGAAGAAGTCATAGCTTAA